Part of the Tepidibacillus fermentans genome, AAGAGTTGGGTAGGTGGGATACCTTTGAACGTCACTTTTCCATATATGGGGACAGTTATCATCTATAAAAAGTTATTAGAACTACTGGGGCATCATGTGATTGTACCCCCTAGACCCTCGCAAAAAACACTTGATCTTGGGGTGAAATATAGCCCTGAGTTCGCATGTTTCCCTTTTAAGACGATTATGGGAAGTTATATTGAGGCTTGTGAACTTGGAGCTACAACGATTGTGACGAGTGGAGGTCACGGCCCTTGTCGTGCTGGTTTTTATAGTGAGATTCACCAACGAATTTTAAAGGAATTAGGGTACAATGTTGACTTTATTGTCTTTGATTCTTATTTTCGAGATAAAGAACGGTTTATGGAAAATGTTCGGAAATTAAAAGGGAATTATTCATGGTTTCATGTCGCAAAGGCGATTAAATTTACCTTTGATATGATCCGGGAATTAGACAAGTTGGATCGCTGGATTCACCGAATCAAACCATATGAGAAAGTGCCTGGTTTAACGAAAAAAGTATGGGAAGAAATACAACAACAATTTGATCAAGTGACAACAAGAAGAGAACTAAAAAAGGCGCGAAAAAAGGGTAAGAAAATGATTGAATCGATTCCCTTACAGGAGATTGATCATGAAAAACGAATACGAATCGGGATCGTTGGCGAGATTTATGTGGTAATGGAACCATCGATTAATATGGAAATTGAGAACGTATTAGGGGAATTAGGCTGTGAAGTAGAAAGATCTCACTATTTATCGGAATGGATCAATGATAATATGTTACCTCGATTTCTCAAACATTCAGATGAAGAGGAAATTCTGAAAAAGGGCGAACCGTTTATTGAAATTGAAATTGGGGGACATGCCAAACACACGGTTGGCCGAATTGTTGATTTTAAAGAAAAAGGATTTGATGGAATTATCCATCTCATGCCCTTCGGTTGCTTACCGGAACTAATTTCACAAAGTGTGATTCCTCGGATATCAAAAGAATACGATATTCCTGTTTTGACACTCTCTCTGGATGAGCAAACAGGTCAAGCCAATAATCGAACAAGGATTGAAGCTTTTATTGATCTGATTCGAAATACAAAACTTAAGAAATATACTTATACTGCTTAAAGGGGGAGTTTAGAGTGAGAAATGCATATATTGGCATTGATGTAGGATCGGTGAGTACCAATGTTGTCGCGATTAATGAACAAGGGGATGTTCTTTTTCATTATTATGTTCGAACCAATGGCCAACCCATCGAGTCAGTAAAAAAAGGGATAGAACAATTAAAAGATCATCTTTGTAACAATTGGAATGTTGCCGGAGTAGGTACAACTGGAAGTGGACGACAATTAGCAGGGATTATGGTAGGTGCAGATGTAGTAAAAAACGAAATTACCGCACATGCGGTTGCAACGATTCAGTTTGTTCCAGACGTTCGGACCATTTTTGAGATTGGTGGACAGGATTCGAAGATTATCCTTGTAAAAGATCAAATGGTCGTAGACTTTGCGATGAATACAGTTTGTGCAGCAGGAACAGGCTCATTTCTCGATCATCAAGCGGAACGTTTAGGCATTAAGATTGAAGATTTTGGTAAATTAGCATTAACGGCAAAAAATGATGTCCGAATTGCAGGTAGGTGTACAGTATTTGCTGAATCTGATATGATTGCGAAACAACAATTTGGTTTTTCAAAAGCAGAAATTATTAATGGATTGTGTCAAGCGTTGGTCCGAAACTATATGAATAACTTAGCTCGAGGGAAGAAATTAGAACCACCATTTGTGTTTCAAGGCGGGGTAGCCGCAAATGTTGGAATTAAAGCAGCATTTGAGAAGGAAATCGGTCATGAGGTCATTATTCCTCAATACCATCATGTAATGGGAGCAATCGGTGCCGCTATTTTAGCACGTGAAGAAGTGAAAGGAAGGCGAACTAATTTTCGTGGATTTCACGCACTACAAACAGAATTTGTCCCATCCAGTTTTATTTGTAACGGATGTTCCAATATGTGTGAAGTGATTAAAGTTAAAGTGAATGGTCAAACCGTAGCAATGTGGGGCGACCGTTGTGGGATGTGGCAAGAAAAAGTGAAGCAGATTATTTAGCTTCACTTTTTCCATCTTAACCCTTTTGGGTAGTGATTTTTTAATTGGCCATTTGCAATTTTTCCCCATCCTAACGGAAATCCATGAGTTGTAACGAGTATCCAACCTTTCAAAGGCGGGTCAACAAAAAAGGATTCTCCTTTTAAATATTTTTCAGTATTTTCAAAATCCAAATCAAGCGATTGTTTTACTTCTTTCATGGTTAAACCCATTGCTAAGGCATGACCAGGTTCAAAGCGATTTTTCTTTATTTCTCCAAGATGCCAACCAATACGTGCAATTTTGATCCCCTTTAAATCGGGAAGGTTATCTGGCACAAGATAGAGATGATCGCCAAAAGTATGAAAGGTTCCGTTTAGTGACTGGATTAGATTTTCTCTGACAAAGGATTGATAAAATTTTAACGCTTCTGAATTTGCCTTATACTGCATTGGCTTCATTTTTGCAGTGATCGTTGACTCTTTTTTTCGTAATTTCGCAATGAAATGTCCTTCTCCCTTTAATAAGTGGGGCCATAGCCTGACTGTTGAAGTGATCGAGGGATTTTGTTTTTCATTTATCCATTCAGGATGGCCTTGTGCAAAAAGATTTGCTAACTCATTAGGAATCGTTTCAATCTCAAACTGGTGGTATCGTTCTAAAAAGGCTGCGACTGTTCCTTCATTTTCTTCAGGAGCAAATGTACATGTAGAATAGACGAGGATGCCACCAGGCTTGAGCATTTTTTGGGCTTCATCCAAGATTCCCTTTTGACGGATCGCACAGAATTGGACATGCTCTTCTGACCATTCCCCAATCGTTTCAGGGTTCTTACGGAACATACCTTCACCAGAACAGGGTGCATCCACTAGGATTCGATCAAAGTATTCAGGAAAAACTTTTGCTAGTTGTTCAGGTGACTCATTGGTAACAACACTATTTTTGGCACCAAAACGTTCTAAGTTTTCAACCAAAGCTTTTACTCTCGTTGGATGGATTTCGTTCGCCACCAATAAACCTTGGTGGTTCAGTTTTGTTGCGATATGGGTCGATTTACCCCCTGGGGCAGCACTAAGATCAAGAATTTTCTCACCTGGTTGTGGATCGAGAACTTCAGTCACAGCCATTGCACTTGGTTCTTGGATATAATAAAGGCCTGCTGAATGAAAGGGATGTTTTCCCGGACGGTCCTCTTCCTTATAATAAAATCCCTCTTTTGTCCAAGGAATAGATTCTAAAGAAAAGGGTACACTTTGCAAAAATGAAGGAATATCAATTTTTAGAGTGTTTACCCTTAGTCCATGGGTTTGCGATTGTTCATAACTTCGGCGAAAGGATTCGAACGATTCACCTAGTAATTGTTGCATTCGTAGCAAAAAAGCTTGAGGTAGCTGAACCATAGATTGCGCTCCAATCATCAAAGTAAGATGAAGAATTACCCATTCATTATATAGAATTTCCAAATAAAAGTTCAATAAGACCGATATGAAATGCAATTTTTGTTTAAATGAAGGGAACAATACTTCTAATTATAGAAGAAGAGCAGATGAAAAATAGACATATTTCAAAGAATAAAGATAGAATGAGTAATAAATTCATGGTATTCTATATAATGTTATGGTCATCTGTTGATTTTATCAAAAAGGAGGACTCATTGTGAGTGATTTGTTTTTAGAATTAAAAGAAAAAGTCCAAGCAGCTTATCCCACAATTGTATTTCCCGAAGGACTTGATGAAAGAATCCTAACAGCCGCAAGCCGTCTATCTAAAGAGAAAATTTTAACACCGATTTTAATCGGAAATGAAGAAGAAGTGCAAGCCAAAATCAAAGAATTGGGTTTGGAATTTCTTGATGTACATATTTATAATCCAGCTACTTATCCAGAGTTTGATGAATTAGTTACCACTTTTGTGGAGCGTAGAAAAGGAAAGTCCACCGAAGAAGAAGCTCGTAAAATTTTACTAGATGAAAATTATTTTGGAACCATGTTAGTTTATCTTGGAAAAGCCCACGGTCTTGTTAGTGGTGCGGCTCATTCTACAGCAGATACCGTTCGTCCAGCACTACAAATCATCAAGACAAAACCTGGAATCAAGAAAACTTCTGGGGCGTTTATTATGGTAAGAGGAGAAGAACGTTATCTTTTCTCTGACTGTGCGATTAATATTGCGCCAGATAGCCAAGATCTAGCAGAAAATGCGGTTGTTAGTGCAGAAACAGCTCGTGTGTTTGGAATTGAACCAAAGGTTGCCATGTTAAGTTTTTCCACAAAAGGTTCTGCAGTATCACCAGAGACTGAAAAAGTGGTAGAAGCTACCCGTTTAGCAAAAGAAATGGCACCAGATGTTCTCATTGATGGAGAATTCCAATTTGATGCAGCGTTTGTTCCTGAAGTGGCGAAAAAGAAAGCACCAGATTCACCACTAAAAGGAAATGCAACTGTCTTTATCTTTCCAAGCCTCGAAGCGGGAAACATTGGCTATAAAATGGTTCAACGTTTAGGTGGATTTGAAGCAATTGGGCCAATTCTTCAAGGGTTAAATAAGCCTGTGAATGACCTTTCCCGTGGTTGTAATGCAGAAGATGTTTATAAGCTTTCCCTAATCACAGCTGCTCAAGGAATTTAAAATAAATAAGCTGTCAAGTCATGATTGACAGCTTGGAAACCACTAGAACTAAAACACTAGTGGTTTTTTGTTGCTTTCTACTGACAATTTTCATAAAGATAACATTCGTTCAAGTGCAATCTTGGCATCTTTAGCGGTATTTTGATCTACGAGAATTTGATTCCGAACTTCTCCTGTTTCTAATGCTTCTAGAATATCGAGTAAATGTTTTAATTCGATTTTGTTCATGGTAGAGCACAGACAAGGGTAGGGATTTAATGGAATAATTTCTTTGTCTGTATAGGTTTGTGCCAAACGATGCACGAGATTATGCTCCGTACCAACCGCCCACTTGCTCCCACTAGGAGAAGCCGCAATCGTATTGATAATTTTATTGGTTGAACCATTTTCATCGGCTAATTGAACAATTTCGATTGGGCATTCTGGGTGAACGATAATCTTCATATCTGGTTTTGTTTTTCGAATATGATTGACCTGTTTTGTAGTAAATTTTTCGTGAACATTACAATGTCCCTTCCAGAGAATCATTTTAATTTGATTGATGTCACCATCATATTCTAATCGTTCCAAAATCGGGTCCCATATAGCCATCTGGTCTAATGGGATACCAAGCTCAAATCCTGTATTTCTCCCTAAATGTTGATCGGGTAAGAAAAGGATACGTTCCTTTTGAGTGAAAGCCCAACGAACTACCTGTTTCGCATTGGAGGAGGTTAAGGTTGAACCACCATTTCTTCCGACAAATGCTTTAATTGCAGCTGTAGAATTTACATACGTCAGCGGAAGAATGGTATCCTCGAAATGAGCTTGAAGCTGGTTCCATGCTCGTTCAGTTTGTTCAATGTTGGCCATATCTGCCATTGAACATCCCGCATCAAGGGAGGGGAGAATTACCTTTTGATATTCATCGGTTAGAATATCTGCTGTTTCAGCCATAAAATGCACACCACAAAAGATAATAAATTCAGCCGTTTTGTTTTTGGCAGCTAGTTGTGCTAA contains:
- a CDS encoding 2-hydroxyacyl-CoA dehydratase encodes the protein MNVTFPYMGTVIIYKKLLELLGHHVIVPPRPSQKTLDLGVKYSPEFACFPFKTIMGSYIEACELGATTIVTSGGHGPCRAGFYSEIHQRILKELGYNVDFIVFDSYFRDKERFMENVRKLKGNYSWFHVAKAIKFTFDMIRELDKLDRWIHRIKPYEKVPGLTKKVWEEIQQQFDQVTTRRELKKARKKGKKMIESIPLQEIDHEKRIRIGIVGEIYVVMEPSINMEIENVLGELGCEVERSHYLSEWINDNMLPRFLKHSDEEEILKKGEPFIEIEIGGHAKHTVGRIVDFKEKGFDGIIHLMPFGCLPELISQSVIPRISKEYDIPVLTLSLDEQTGQANNRTRIEAFIDLIRNTKLKKYTYTA
- a CDS encoding acyl-CoA dehydratase activase yields the protein MRNAYIGIDVGSVSTNVVAINEQGDVLFHYYVRTNGQPIESVKKGIEQLKDHLCNNWNVAGVGTTGSGRQLAGIMVGADVVKNEITAHAVATIQFVPDVRTIFEIGGQDSKIILVKDQMVVDFAMNTVCAAGTGSFLDHQAERLGIKIEDFGKLALTAKNDVRIAGRCTVFAESDMIAKQQFGFSKAEIINGLCQALVRNYMNNLARGKKLEPPFVFQGGVAANVGIKAAFEKEIGHEVIIPQYHHVMGAIGAAILAREEVKGRRTNFRGFHALQTEFVPSSFICNGCSNMCEVIKVKVNGQTVAMWGDRCGMWQEKVKQII
- a CDS encoding RsmF rRNA methyltransferase first C-terminal domain-containing protein — encoded protein: MVQLPQAFLLRMQQLLGESFESFRRSYEQSQTHGLRVNTLKIDIPSFLQSVPFSLESIPWTKEGFYYKEEDRPGKHPFHSAGLYYIQEPSAMAVTEVLDPQPGEKILDLSAAPGGKSTHIATKLNHQGLLVANEIHPTRVKALVENLERFGAKNSVVTNESPEQLAKVFPEYFDRILVDAPCSGEGMFRKNPETIGEWSEEHVQFCAIRQKGILDEAQKMLKPGGILVYSTCTFAPEENEGTVAAFLERYHQFEIETIPNELANLFAQGHPEWINEKQNPSITSTVRLWPHLLKGEGHFIAKLRKKESTITAKMKPMQYKANSEALKFYQSFVRENLIQSLNGTFHTFGDHLYLVPDNLPDLKGIKIARIGWHLGEIKKNRFEPGHALAMGLTMKEVKQSLDLDFENTEKYLKGESFFVDPPLKGWILVTTHGFPLGWGKIANGQLKNHYPKGLRWKK
- the pta gene encoding phosphate acetyltransferase yields the protein MSDLFLELKEKVQAAYPTIVFPEGLDERILTAASRLSKEKILTPILIGNEEEVQAKIKELGLEFLDVHIYNPATYPEFDELVTTFVERRKGKSTEEEARKILLDENYFGTMLVYLGKAHGLVSGAAHSTADTVRPALQIIKTKPGIKKTSGAFIMVRGEERYLFSDCAINIAPDSQDLAENAVVSAETARVFGIEPKVAMLSFSTKGSAVSPETEKVVEATRLAKEMAPDVLIDGEFQFDAAFVPEVAKKKAPDSPLKGNATVFIFPSLEAGNIGYKMVQRLGGFEAIGPILQGLNKPVNDLSRGCNAEDVYKLSLITAAQGI
- the nadA gene encoding quinolinate synthase NadA, with amino-acid sequence MNVLEQTTEQMEQRILEIKQKFGDRLYIPGHHYQKNEVIQFADDVGDSLQLAQLAAKNKTAEFIIFCGVHFMAETADILTDEYQKVILPSLDAGCSMADMANIEQTERAWNQLQAHFEDTILPLTYVNSTAAIKAFVGRNGGSTLTSSNAKQVVRWAFTQKERILFLPDQHLGRNTGFELGIPLDQMAIWDPILERLEYDGDINQIKMILWKGHCNVHEKFTTKQVNHIRKTKPDMKIIVHPECPIEIVQLADENGSTNKIINTIAASPSGSKWAVGTEHNLVHRLAQTYTDKEIIPLNPYPCLCSTMNKIELKHLLDILEALETGEVRNQILVDQNTAKDAKIALERMLSL